The following coding sequences are from one Paenibacillus sp. JDR-2 window:
- a CDS encoding methyl-accepting chemotaxis protein, with product MTIAVLDRQPQERQVEAAAPISTRLLEYIRKAPVIAASCSCKDTIALFKQYPDSECAVIAGEGIEKDKPVGLMMRNQFFMRLSQRFGVDLYYEKPISELMDPSPLIVDQSYSPQQLIDNALKRDDSVLYNCVIVTREERIIGILTVSDLLRMSRQLQQEAVDGQVKTINSVGGRVKEIDEAVSSVRQSALQGKQISADMVDLTLSGKNQLDKVTAAFGKLAANSMQQEQRMNELQAEAGSISHVSKLIKELAEQSNLLAINASIEAARAGEHGRGFAVVAGEVMKLANETKRSAEAITTLTKTIVAAIEQTASLAREGREEAVVSESCVQEAGSVFSHLFQASANSKNSSEQIGKLSEQAYQQTVHVSKEIDKLLGSYF from the coding sequence ATGACCATTGCTGTATTGGATCGTCAACCGCAAGAGAGACAAGTTGAAGCTGCTGCCCCAATCTCAACCCGCCTGCTGGAGTATATCCGCAAGGCGCCGGTTATTGCAGCCTCCTGTTCCTGCAAAGATACCATTGCGTTATTCAAGCAATATCCGGACAGTGAATGCGCAGTTATAGCCGGTGAGGGGATCGAAAAGGACAAGCCGGTTGGTCTTATGATGCGCAATCAATTTTTTATGCGGCTCAGTCAGAGGTTTGGCGTAGATCTGTATTATGAAAAGCCGATATCGGAACTGATGGACCCATCCCCGTTAATCGTAGATCAATCGTATTCCCCGCAGCAATTAATCGATAATGCTCTAAAACGCGACGACAGCGTTTTATATAACTGCGTAATTGTAACCAGAGAAGAACGGATTATTGGGATATTGACCGTATCGGATCTTCTTCGGATGTCCAGACAGCTTCAGCAGGAAGCGGTGGACGGACAGGTGAAGACAATCAACAGCGTTGGCGGCCGGGTGAAAGAGATCGATGAGGCCGTAAGCTCGGTGCGTCAATCGGCATTGCAAGGAAAGCAGATTTCCGCGGATATGGTGGACCTGACGCTAAGCGGCAAAAATCAGTTGGACAAGGTGACCGCAGCCTTCGGCAAGCTTGCCGCGAATTCGATGCAGCAGGAGCAGCGGATGAATGAGCTGCAGGCTGAAGCGGGCTCCATCAGCCATGTCTCCAAGCTGATCAAAGAGCTGGCCGAGCAGAGTAACCTGCTTGCCATTAACGCTTCTATTGAAGCGGCGCGCGCAGGCGAGCATGGAAGAGGTTTTGCGGTAGTAGCCGGTGAAGTGATGAAGCTGGCCAACGAAACGAAGCGTTCCGCCGAGGCGATTACAACGCTGACGAAGACAATTGTTGCGGCGATTGAACAGACCGCTTCGCTTGCGCGCGAAGGCCGGGAAGAAGCTGTAGTCAGCGAATCATGCGTTCAAGAAGCAGGCAGCGTGTTCAGTCACCTGTTCCAGGCATCGGCGAACAGCAAAAACAGCTCGGAGCAGATTGGCAAGCTGTCAGAACAGGCTTATCAGCAGACGGTACATGTCTCCAAGGAGATCGATAAGCTTCTGGGGTCCTATTTTTAA
- a CDS encoding Gmad2 immunoglobulin-like domain-containing protein codes for MTAFPSMAATNKTAYSLTEAAYPIEVNGSVYTGQGLPALVYKGNTYVPLRAMGDMLGASVAWNDKLGKVVISSGAVIAPCNNAFCDVLVTGSGGHYTVTGKGRVFEGVMQYAVEDGHDYLLEGHQSLGEGAPAWSPFSLKITIPPDQLPANGTLTLELFENSAKDGSQINVLSIPLETF; via the coding sequence ATGACGGCTTTTCCGTCCATGGCGGCTACGAATAAGACGGCTTATTCTTTGACGGAAGCGGCATACCCAATCGAAGTTAACGGCTCGGTCTATACCGGGCAGGGATTGCCTGCCCTCGTCTACAAAGGCAACACTTACGTTCCGCTCCGGGCGATGGGGGATATGCTGGGCGCTTCCGTGGCCTGGAATGACAAGCTGGGCAAGGTCGTCATTTCCTCGGGAGCCGTGATCGCCCCATGCAATAATGCGTTCTGCGATGTGTTGGTCACCGGCTCGGGTGGTCATTATACCGTGACCGGAAAGGGTAGGGTATTCGAGGGGGTTATGCAATACGCGGTAGAAGACGGACACGATTATTTGCTCGAAGGTCATCAATCGTTAGGCGAGGGAGCGCCTGCCTGGTCGCCGTTCTCTTTGAAGATAACAATCCCGCCGGATCAGCTGCCTGCTAACGGGACGCTAACGCTCGAGCTTTTCGAAAACAGCGCGAAGGACGGATCGCAAATCAATGTGTTAAGCATCCCTTTGGAAACGTTCTAG
- a CDS encoding AraC family transcriptional regulator: MDKLVFPILADSDRKLPIYVDIIGHWNNQETIDRQQGFPHYQWLQSTGGEGVLWIGDEKYTVKPGQGFCLFPGVPHRYYAVRDPWDVYFISFGGSLAKDLLNQAGIKEPGLYSVTDSEMIVAHLRGISAMAESGLPFLGLECSKLLYLFLLDLMKVVQVSTQSAEQYYMRLNPVIRYIEEHIDSVMTIQDLSSRIGVTPQYLCRLFKQLMGMRPMEYVNRERINRSKELMFLGREHKMQEIAAKVGFDSASYFSTVFKRMEGMSPEQFKKMHGFH; this comes from the coding sequence ATGGATAAATTGGTATTTCCTATTCTGGCCGATTCCGACCGTAAGCTCCCCATCTACGTGGACATTATCGGGCACTGGAATAACCAGGAGACGATCGACCGGCAGCAGGGCTTTCCGCATTATCAATGGCTTCAGTCCACCGGCGGCGAAGGCGTGCTTTGGATCGGTGACGAGAAATATACCGTAAAGCCCGGGCAGGGCTTCTGTTTATTCCCCGGCGTTCCCCACCGTTATTACGCGGTCCGGGATCCCTGGGATGTTTATTTCATCAGCTTTGGCGGCAGCCTTGCCAAGGACTTGCTTAACCAAGCGGGCATTAAGGAACCCGGTCTGTACTCCGTTACCGACAGCGAAATGATCGTTGCCCATCTTCGAGGCATTTCCGCCATGGCGGAGTCGGGGCTTCCATTTCTCGGCCTTGAATGCTCGAAGCTGTTGTATCTGTTCCTGCTCGATTTGATGAAGGTCGTACAGGTCAGCACCCAATCGGCAGAGCAATATTACATGCGGCTAAATCCGGTCATCCGCTATATCGAGGAGCATATCGACAGCGTCATGACGATTCAGGATTTGTCTTCGCGCATTGGCGTTACCCCGCAATATTTGTGCCGCTTGTTCAAGCAGCTGATGGGCATGCGTCCGATGGAATACGTGAACCGTGAACGGATTAACCGCAGCAAAGAGCTGATGTTTCTCGGCCGGGAGCATAAAATGCAGGAGATTGCGGCGAAAGTAGGTTTCGACAGCGCCAGCTATTTCAGTACCGTCTTCAAGAGAATGGAAGGGATGAGTCCGGAGCAGTTCAAGAAGATGCATGGCTTCCACTAA
- a CDS encoding beta-galactosidase yields MTLKFPPISPKFPQMLHGADYNPDQWLDYPHVLEEDIRLMKLSSSNVMSVGIFSWAAYEPEEGVYTFEWMDQLIDRFAANGIYALLATPSGARPAWMSEKYPEVLRVEENGIRNMHGARHNHCFSSPVYRAKVKEMNGKLAERYSQHPAVIGWHISNEYSGECHCNYCREAFQNWLEKRYGTIEALNHAWWTTFWAHKYTSFSQIDTPTYRGEKAVHGMNVDWRRFVTDQTVDFCRNEMEPLRGINPELPITTNFMLDFEPLNYWKFSELLDVISWDAYPTWHDAKDQSELAAWIGFNHDVFRSLKGGKPFMLMESTPSMTNWQPISKLKKPGMHLLASLQAVAHGSDTVQYFQWRKSRGSSEKLHGAVVDHVGHENTRVFKDVTDVGQALEKLQEVVGSSVKPEVALINDWENRWAVKDSQGPRNGGIHYEETLKRHYRPLWDMGVPVDIIDSECCFDSYKLLIAPMLYMVRPGVGERIEEFVKNGGTFVATYWSGIVNESDLCFLEGFPGPLRKTLGIWSEEIDSLYDGEKNSVVMSEGNKLGLVGSYDAIELCDLIHLEGAEALAVYGDDFYAGRPALTVNQLGEGKAYYVASRNTEPFFTDFFKKLVEQEGLKRVVETELPQGVTAQLRSDGEFDYVFVLNFSESAQQVKLDEQEYEDVLAGGKVGNELELPLNGVRILKRKASFHS; encoded by the coding sequence ATGACCTTGAAGTTCCCGCCAATCAGCCCGAAATTCCCGCAAATGCTCCATGGAGCGGATTATAACCCTGACCAATGGCTTGATTATCCTCATGTTCTGGAAGAAGATATTCGCCTGATGAAGCTGTCGAGCAGCAACGTGATGTCTGTCGGCATTTTCTCGTGGGCAGCTTATGAGCCTGAAGAAGGCGTATATACGTTTGAATGGATGGACCAGCTGATTGACCGTTTCGCGGCCAACGGCATTTATGCCTTGCTTGCCACGCCAAGCGGCGCAAGACCGGCTTGGATGTCGGAGAAATACCCGGAGGTTCTCCGCGTAGAGGAGAACGGAATCCGGAATATGCATGGCGCGCGCCATAACCATTGCTTCTCCTCGCCGGTATACCGCGCGAAGGTGAAGGAGATGAACGGCAAGCTGGCAGAGCGTTATTCGCAGCATCCGGCTGTAATCGGCTGGCATATCTCCAACGAATACAGCGGCGAATGCCACTGCAACTACTGTAGAGAAGCTTTCCAGAACTGGCTGGAGAAGCGCTACGGTACGATTGAAGCGTTGAACCATGCTTGGTGGACAACCTTCTGGGCTCACAAATATACAAGCTTCAGCCAGATCGATACGCCAACCTACCGCGGGGAAAAGGCCGTACACGGCATGAACGTGGACTGGAGAAGATTCGTCACCGATCAAACGGTAGATTTCTGCCGCAACGAAATGGAGCCGCTTCGCGGGATTAATCCGGAGCTGCCGATTACAACCAACTTCATGCTGGACTTTGAGCCGCTGAACTACTGGAAATTTTCCGAGCTTCTCGACGTTATCTCCTGGGATGCTTATCCGACCTGGCATGACGCGAAGGATCAAAGCGAGCTTGCGGCGTGGATCGGCTTCAACCATGACGTATTCCGTTCGCTCAAAGGCGGCAAGCCGTTTATGCTGATGGAGAGCACGCCAAGCATGACGAACTGGCAGCCGATCAGCAAGCTGAAGAAGCCGGGTATGCATCTGCTGGCTTCCTTGCAGGCGGTTGCCCACGGTTCGGATACGGTTCAATATTTCCAATGGCGCAAAAGCCGCGGCTCCAGCGAGAAGCTGCACGGTGCCGTCGTAGACCATGTCGGCCATGAGAATACCCGCGTCTTCAAGGATGTTACGGATGTCGGTCAGGCGCTTGAGAAGCTGCAGGAGGTTGTTGGTTCTTCCGTTAAGCCTGAGGTCGCTCTTATCAATGACTGGGAGAATCGCTGGGCGGTGAAGGACTCGCAAGGACCGCGCAACGGCGGCATTCATTACGAAGAAACGTTGAAACGTCACTACCGTCCTCTATGGGATATGGGCGTGCCTGTGGACATTATTGATTCGGAATGCTGCTTTGATTCTTACAAACTGCTGATTGCGCCAATGCTGTATATGGTTCGCCCGGGCGTTGGCGAGCGGATTGAGGAGTTTGTGAAAAATGGCGGTACGTTTGTTGCGACTTACTGGTCGGGTATCGTTAACGAAAGCGATCTTTGCTTCCTGGAAGGCTTCCCTGGACCGCTCCGCAAGACGCTTGGCATCTGGTCCGAAGAGATCGACTCCCTGTATGACGGGGAAAAGAACAGCGTTGTGATGTCGGAAGGCAACAAGCTGGGGCTTGTTGGCTCCTATGATGCAATTGAACTCTGCGACCTGATTCACCTGGAAGGCGCGGAAGCTTTGGCGGTATACGGCGATGACTTCTACGCAGGCCGCCCGGCACTGACGGTGAATCAGCTTGGCGAAGGCAAAGCGTATTATGTCGCTTCCCGCAATACCGAACCGTTCTTCACCGATTTCTTCAAGAAGCTGGTCGAGCAGGAAGGACTGAAGCGCGTTGTTGAGACGGAGCTTCCGCAAGGCGTTACGGCTCAATTGCGTTCAGACGGCGAGTTTGATTACGTATTCGTGCTGAATTTCAGCGAGTCGGCACAGCAAGTGAAGCTTGACGAGCAGGAGTACGAGGATGTTCTTGCCGGCGGCAAGGTGGGCAATGAGCTTGAGCTTCCGCTTAACGGAGTGCGAATTCTGAAAAGAAAAGCAAGCTTCCACTCGTAA
- the pstB gene encoding phosphate ABC transporter ATP-binding protein PstB, which yields MQTLLQTQPLININKLNLYYGAFHALKDVSLTIPEKAITAFIGPSGCGKSTLLRTLNRMNDMIPGTRIEGGIAIGGTEIYSNDVDVETLRKKVGMVFQQPNPFPKSIYDNVAYGPRLHGITNKKQLDEIVETSLKSAVLWDEVKDYLKRSALSLSGGQQQRLCIARAIAVNPDVLLMDEATSALDPISTLKIEELAQELKDRYTIVMVTHNMHQAARVSNQTVFFLNGEVVEFSETEKLFSNPSDQRTEDYISGRFG from the coding sequence ATGCAAACTTTATTGCAGACGCAACCCTTAATTAACATTAACAAACTGAATTTGTATTACGGAGCTTTCCATGCTTTGAAGGATGTATCGCTCACGATTCCTGAGAAAGCGATCACCGCTTTTATCGGACCTTCCGGCTGCGGCAAATCGACGCTGCTCCGGACGCTTAACCGGATGAACGACATGATCCCGGGCACAAGAATCGAAGGCGGCATCGCGATTGGCGGAACGGAAATCTACTCTAACGATGTAGATGTCGAGACGCTTCGCAAGAAGGTTGGCATGGTGTTCCAGCAGCCGAATCCTTTTCCGAAATCCATCTACGACAACGTAGCCTACGGTCCGCGTCTCCATGGCATTACGAACAAGAAGCAGCTGGACGAGATTGTCGAGACAAGTCTGAAGTCGGCTGTACTGTGGGATGAAGTGAAGGATTATTTGAAGCGCTCCGCCCTTAGCCTCTCCGGCGGTCAGCAGCAACGTCTTTGTATTGCGCGGGCAATTGCCGTTAATCCGGATGTTCTGCTCATGGACGAGGCGACTTCGGCGCTTGACCCGATCTCCACGCTGAAGATTGAAGAATTGGCGCAAGAGCTGAAAGACCGTTATACGATTGTTATGGTTACGCATAACATGCATCAAGCGGCTCGTGTTTCGAATCAAACGGTATTTTTCTTGAACGGCGAGGTTGTGGAGTTCTCGGAAACGGAGAAGCTGTTCTCCAATCCTAGCGACCAGCGCACGGAAGATTACATTAGCGGACGTTTCGGCTAA
- a CDS encoding S-layer homology domain-containing protein, translating to MLNFLDKQKKWISMLLIVLLAVGLLSGIGIPTAQAAGNAEHGLTNLTVKDQDNHEYLLTPEFDSWQWNYDLVVDTSVTQLSFEATPLLEGAVITYSGAVSQTGGSVTLATPDSKTYIVHVHVDQGDKSASYQIIVKRTNQKDASLKRLGVYDNTNDVDKSPVLNPDEKNYSVEVESNTKQLWMSIIPTDEDSQLTIAGGVQDPEEPIKVFYGIPDKTTVFTIKVTSPDGTVTETYTLTVTKKDETVVTPPVGGGGGGGASESSSPLEEALNNATSSTITVKVPGTSFAISAAELAKFLAQNKVETIVFESQSGSYSFNPGQYDWSKLAGLLGLSLTDLQLKLEVAKDQTAADSAEKTGLDVLGSASFKLKAVKKDGQEMVLNDLGHYIKHTVKLGSQPAAGHVAVVRVDTDAKGNPVYTPVPFTLSGSEVSVMSRTDGTFLIVQTDKSFADAQTHWAKKEIDALASLLIVDGVGDGTFDPNRSITRAEFTALVVRLFGLATPAAAGNSNFGDVQAEDWFASVVAAATGAGLINGYENGEFRPDQTISREEMAVILSRGLAFAGYKGDAAGSETFTDQSDIPAWAAEAISQLAGFGIVNGKPGNEFDPAGEATRAESVAMLYRLLSILTFTK from the coding sequence ATGTTAAATTTTTTAGACAAACAAAAGAAATGGATAAGCATGCTTCTGATTGTTTTGTTGGCTGTAGGATTATTGTCCGGTATAGGAATTCCAACAGCGCAGGCTGCAGGCAATGCAGAACATGGATTGACGAATCTAACCGTTAAAGACCAGGACAATCATGAATATTTGCTTACGCCTGAATTTGATTCGTGGCAGTGGAATTATGACTTGGTAGTAGACACGTCCGTAACTCAGTTATCATTTGAAGCAACGCCTTTATTGGAAGGTGCGGTAATCACTTACTCAGGTGCTGTATCACAGACAGGCGGTAGTGTAACGCTTGCTACCCCGGATAGCAAAACTTATATCGTTCATGTGCATGTTGATCAAGGCGATAAAAGCGCGTCATACCAGATTATTGTTAAACGCACCAATCAGAAGGATGCTTCACTGAAGCGATTGGGCGTGTATGATAATACGAACGATGTAGATAAGTCGCCGGTTCTAAATCCTGATGAAAAAAACTACTCTGTCGAGGTGGAAAGCAATACAAAGCAGCTTTGGATGAGCATTATTCCGACTGATGAGGATTCCCAATTAACTATCGCGGGGGGTGTCCAGGATCCGGAAGAGCCAATAAAAGTTTTCTATGGTATCCCCGACAAGACCACTGTATTCACTATTAAAGTCACTTCTCCGGATGGAACTGTAACCGAGACCTACACGTTAACGGTTACGAAAAAGGATGAGACCGTCGTAACTCCACCTGTAGGCGGAGGAGGTGGCGGTGGCGCGTCTGAATCTTCAAGCCCGCTTGAGGAAGCCTTGAACAATGCGACCTCTTCCACGATTACGGTGAAGGTACCGGGTACAAGCTTTGCTATCAGCGCGGCAGAACTTGCGAAGTTCCTCGCTCAGAACAAAGTAGAGACAATCGTCTTTGAATCGCAGTCGGGCTCGTATAGCTTTAATCCGGGTCAATACGACTGGAGCAAGCTCGCCGGTTTACTTGGTCTTTCGTTGACCGACTTGCAGTTGAAGCTCGAGGTAGCAAAAGACCAGACGGCAGCCGATTCTGCAGAAAAGACAGGTCTTGATGTTCTGGGTTCAGCTAGCTTTAAGCTCAAAGCTGTGAAAAAGGATGGTCAAGAGATGGTTCTTAACGATCTTGGCCATTACATCAAACATACGGTTAAGCTTGGCAGCCAGCCGGCTGCCGGACATGTAGCGGTTGTCCGCGTCGATACCGATGCAAAAGGCAATCCCGTCTACACGCCAGTGCCGTTTACGCTCAGCGGTTCCGAAGTTTCCGTGATGAGCCGTACCGATGGGACCTTCCTGATCGTGCAGACAGACAAATCGTTTGCCGACGCGCAGACCCATTGGGCGAAAAAAGAAATTGATGCGCTCGCGAGCCTCCTGATTGTTGACGGAGTAGGCGATGGAACATTTGATCCGAACCGTTCCATTACACGTGCCGAATTCACGGCGCTGGTCGTTCGCCTGTTTGGTCTTGCTACACCGGCTGCGGCAGGAAACAGCAATTTTGGCGATGTTCAGGCGGAGGATTGGTTTGCATCCGTTGTAGCTGCTGCAACTGGGGCCGGTCTTATCAATGGCTATGAAAATGGCGAGTTTAGACCGGATCAGACGATTTCGCGCGAGGAAATGGCAGTCATTCTGTCTCGCGGTCTGGCGTTCGCAGGGTACAAAGGCGATGCTGCCGGCTCTGAAACATTTACTGACCAAAGCGATATTCCGGCATGGGCAGCTGAAGCGATCAGCCAGCTTGCAGGCTTTGGTATTGTAAACGGCAAACCGGGCAACGAGTTTGACCCCGCAGGTGAAGCTACCCGCGCCGAAAGCGTGGCTATGCTGTACAGACTGTTGTCGATCCTGACGTTTACGAAATAA
- the phoU gene encoding phosphate signaling complex protein PhoU, with translation MTTRKEFDHGLEQLHNLLVEMGTFVEEALVDSMKALSGTDTEKARAIINNDQHLNNLEDKITDLGSKLIATQQPVAKDLRRILAAFKIASDLERMGDLCVNIAKFVIRLEGQPLIKPLIDLPRMAEIVQTMTYESIQSFVQENVDLAYKLATEDDQVDALCAQISRELLSLMMENPRNISQATVLNFVARNIERIGDHATNIGESVVYLVTNKRPDLNTQHSI, from the coding sequence ATGACTACAAGAAAAGAGTTTGACCATGGCTTGGAGCAGCTTCATAATCTGCTGGTTGAAATGGGAACATTCGTGGAGGAAGCGCTTGTTGATTCGATGAAGGCGCTGAGCGGCACGGATACGGAAAAGGCAAGAGCAATTATTAACAATGATCAGCATTTGAATAATCTAGAGGACAAGATTACCGATCTTGGCTCTAAATTGATTGCGACGCAGCAACCGGTTGCGAAGGACCTTCGCCGGATTCTGGCCGCGTTCAAGATTGCATCGGATCTGGAGAGAATGGGCGACCTTTGCGTAAACATTGCGAAGTTTGTTATCCGTCTCGAAGGCCAGCCGCTTATCAAGCCTTTGATTGACCTGCCGCGTATGGCGGAAATCGTACAGACGATGACGTACGAGTCGATTCAATCTTTTGTGCAGGAAAACGTGGATCTGGCTTACAAGCTGGCGACGGAGGACGATCAGGTGGATGCGCTATGCGCACAAATCTCTCGCGAGCTGCTGTCGCTTATGATGGAGAACCCGCGTAACATCTCGCAGGCGACGGTTCTGAACTTCGTAGCCCGCAATATCGAGCGGATTGGCGACCATGCAACCAACATAGGCGAAAGCGTCGTGTACCTCGTAACGAACAAGCGTCCTGATTTGAATACTCAGCATAGCATTTAA
- the tyrS gene encoding tyrosine--tRNA ligase has translation MNIIDELEWRDAINQQTDAEGLRELTSEKAVSLYCGVDPTGDSMHIGHLIPFMVLKRFQLAGHRPVILIGGATGTIGDPSGRTSERSLQTLEQIEANVEALGAQLRKLFLTEGDNNMRMVNNYDWTHKINVIEFLRDYGKNFSINTMLAKDVVSSRLESGISFTEFSYQILQSLDFLHLFREEDVQLQIGGSDQWGNITSGLDLIRKKEGSESKAFGLTIPLMLKADGTKFGKTAGGAIWLDPEKTTPYEFYQFWANTDDRDVVKYLKYFTFLSKEEIEGLAEKVATEPHKREAQKKLAEEMTRFVHSEELLQQALRITAALFSGDIKSLSADEIEQGFKEMPTFESTNEAKNIVDWLVDLGIEPSKRQAREDITNGAISMNGERVTDLTLEVSSEHAIGGRFIIIRKGKKKYSLVKMA, from the coding sequence ATGAACATTATTGACGAACTGGAATGGCGCGACGCCATTAACCAACAAACCGACGCAGAGGGACTGCGCGAATTGACAAGCGAGAAGGCTGTCTCGCTCTATTGCGGGGTTGACCCGACGGGAGACAGCATGCATATCGGCCACTTGATCCCGTTTATGGTGCTTAAGCGGTTCCAGCTGGCGGGCCACCGTCCGGTTATTCTGATCGGAGGAGCGACCGGTACGATTGGCGACCCAAGCGGCCGCACATCCGAGCGTTCTTTGCAGACGCTGGAACAGATTGAGGCGAATGTGGAAGCGCTTGGTGCGCAGCTGCGCAAGCTTTTCCTCACCGAAGGCGACAACAATATGCGAATGGTCAACAACTATGACTGGACGCATAAAATCAATGTTATCGAGTTCCTTCGCGACTACGGCAAAAACTTCAGCATCAATACGATGCTTGCGAAGGATGTCGTATCGAGCCGGCTTGAGAGCGGCATTTCGTTTACCGAGTTCTCGTACCAAATTTTGCAATCGCTCGACTTCCTGCATTTGTTCCGGGAAGAGGACGTACAGCTTCAAATCGGGGGCTCCGACCAATGGGGCAATATTACGAGCGGCCTTGACCTGATCCGCAAGAAGGAAGGCAGCGAATCGAAGGCGTTTGGCCTTACGATTCCTCTCATGCTGAAGGCTGACGGAACGAAGTTCGGCAAGACGGCAGGAGGCGCCATCTGGCTGGATCCGGAAAAGACAACACCGTACGAGTTCTACCAGTTCTGGGCTAACACGGACGACCGTGACGTCGTTAAATACTTGAAATACTTCACGTTCCTCTCGAAGGAAGAGATTGAAGGCTTAGCTGAGAAAGTGGCTACGGAGCCGCATAAACGCGAAGCTCAGAAGAAGCTTGCCGAAGAGATGACGCGCTTTGTCCACAGCGAAGAGCTGCTGCAGCAAGCGCTGCGCATTACGGCTGCGTTGTTCAGCGGCGATATCAAGTCGCTGAGCGCGGACGAGATCGAGCAGGGCTTCAAGGAAATGCCGACGTTCGAGTCGACGAATGAAGCGAAGAACATCGTTGATTGGCTGGTTGATCTCGGCATTGAGCCTTCCAAGCGTCAAGCACGGGAGGATATTACGAACGGTGCCATCTCCATGAATGGCGAGCGCGTAACCGACCTTACGCTTGAGGTGTCCTCGGAACATGCGATTGGAGGACGGTTCATCATTATCCGTAAGGGCAAGAAGAAATACAGTCTGGTGAAGATGGCTTAA